Proteins found in one Paenibacillus dendritiformis genomic segment:
- a CDS encoding sugar phosphate isomerase/epimerase family protein: MKLGVFLVLYGQLSLEEALDTVAAKGVEAVEIGTGGYPGNKHCNPHELLADEAKQRAFKEAVESRGLIISALSCHGNPLHPQKDIAKAYHDDFMATIDLAAKLGVPVVNGFSGCPGDHEGAKYPNWPVAPWPNDYQEILDWQWNEKIIPYWKEVGKYAQDRGIKIGLELHGGFSVHSPGTMLRLREATCDAIGANLDPSHMWWQGIDPVQAVRILGKENAIHHFHAKDTTIDPINVNKHGVTDMQSYTMMLDRAWQFRTVGYGHDVKTWADIVSALRLVGYDYVVSIEHEDGLMSIDEGFTKAVQNLQPLLMKEPLGEMWWV, encoded by the coding sequence GTGAAATTAGGCGTATTTTTGGTACTGTATGGACAACTGTCATTGGAAGAGGCGCTCGATACGGTAGCGGCCAAAGGGGTCGAAGCGGTAGAGATCGGAACAGGAGGCTACCCGGGCAACAAGCATTGCAATCCGCACGAGCTGCTGGCTGACGAAGCGAAGCAGCGGGCATTCAAGGAAGCGGTCGAGTCCCGGGGCTTGATCATCAGCGCGCTGAGCTGCCACGGCAACCCGCTGCATCCGCAGAAGGATATCGCCAAGGCATACCATGACGATTTCATGGCGACGATCGATCTGGCAGCGAAGCTGGGCGTGCCGGTCGTCAACGGCTTCTCCGGGTGTCCGGGAGATCACGAGGGCGCGAAGTACCCGAACTGGCCTGTAGCGCCATGGCCGAACGATTACCAGGAGATTCTGGACTGGCAATGGAACGAGAAGATCATCCCTTATTGGAAGGAAGTCGGCAAGTATGCCCAGGATCGGGGCATCAAGATCGGCCTGGAGCTGCACGGCGGGTTCTCCGTGCATTCCCCGGGCACGATGCTTCGCCTGCGCGAAGCGACTTGCGACGCGATTGGGGCGAACCTGGATCCGAGCCATATGTGGTGGCAGGGCATCGACCCGGTACAGGCCGTCCGCATTCTCGGCAAGGAAAATGCGATTCATCACTTCCATGCGAAGGATACGACCATCGATCCGATCAATGTGAACAAGCATGGGGTTACGGATATGCAGTCGTATACGATGATGCTCGATCGGGCATGGCAGTTCCGTACCGTAGGTTATGGACATGACGTGAAAACGTGGGCGGATATCGTCAGCGCGCTTCGTCTCGTCGGCTACGATTATGTCGTCAGCATCGAGCATGAAGACGGCTTGATGTCCATCGACGAAGGCTTCACCAAAGCGGTGCAAAACCTGCAGCCGCTGCTGATGAAGGAGCCGCTCGGCGAGATGTGGTGGGTGTAA
- a CDS encoding MBL fold metallo-hydrolase: MNDIRHTQGEGADPVQLHQPADGVLQARIPVPYSLRWVNSYLLTGPEGYTIVDPGLGTEEAEACWASLLSELEGPVARIVLTHYHPDHLGMAGRLQRQLDIPVSISETGWEHALRMWGPGQRMSEAMMALFAQHGVPAPIVASIEAHMDGFLPLVAPLPEVEFLRDGEQAAFGGRTWDVLETAGHAPGHLSFYHAASGLMLAGDHVLPQISPNVSYMPGSDPQPLQSYLEGLTRLRSCRVELALPGHRHPFRHYAARIDELLRHHEERLAAIASLLAESPTAYDVCVRCFGSPERLTIHQFRFAMGEALAHLLELERRGLARRTPPSASAPIRFRTG; this comes from the coding sequence ATGAACGATATCCGACATACGCAGGGGGAAGGAGCCGATCCGGTCCAGCTGCACCAGCCGGCCGACGGCGTGCTGCAGGCGCGCATTCCGGTTCCGTACTCCCTTCGCTGGGTGAACAGCTATCTGTTGACAGGGCCGGAAGGGTATACGATTGTCGATCCGGGCTTGGGAACTGAAGAGGCGGAAGCCTGCTGGGCGTCGCTGCTGAGCGAACTGGAAGGGCCTGTCGCCCGCATTGTCCTGACCCATTACCATCCAGATCATCTCGGGATGGCCGGCCGGCTGCAGCGGCAGTTGGACATCCCGGTATCGATCTCGGAGACCGGGTGGGAGCATGCGCTGCGCATGTGGGGGCCGGGGCAGCGGATGTCCGAAGCGATGATGGCTTTGTTCGCGCAGCATGGCGTTCCGGCCCCGATCGTCGCGTCCATCGAGGCGCATATGGACGGCTTCCTTCCGCTCGTCGCGCCGCTGCCTGAGGTGGAGTTCCTTCGCGACGGCGAGCAGGCGGCGTTCGGCGGACGGACCTGGGACGTGCTGGAGACGGCCGGTCATGCCCCCGGGCATCTCAGCTTCTATCATGCGGCCAGCGGCTTGATGCTGGCAGGGGATCATGTGCTGCCGCAGATTTCGCCGAATGTGAGCTATATGCCCGGGAGCGACCCGCAGCCGCTCCAATCGTATTTGGAGGGCCTCACGAGGCTGAGGAGCTGCCGAGTGGAGCTGGCGCTGCCGGGCCACCGCCACCCGTTCCGCCATTATGCGGCCCGCATCGATGAGCTGCTGCGCCACCATGAGGAGCGGCTGGCAGCCATTGCATCGCTGCTGGCGGAATCGCCTACCGCTTACGACGTATGCGTGCGATGCTTCGGCAGTCCGGAACGCCTCACCATCCATCAATTCCGCTTCGCGATGGGAGAAGCGCTCGCACATCTGCTGGAGTTGGAGCGGAGGGGACTAGCGCGGCGAACTCCGCCGTCCGCATCCGCGCCTATCCGCTTCCGAACCGGCTGA
- a CDS encoding XTP/dITP diphosphatase — protein MNTGEAMIPQQDTIIIATQNKGKLKEFQLAFQSLGKRVLSMADYPQLPDIEEDGDTFTANALKKAKTMAEALNLPVLADDSGLCVDRLDGAPGVYSARYAGGHGDDQANNAKLLTELGKLPPLEANAEAPAGCRILSPARFVCVLVLYDPARQSFVEAAGTADGYIIDQPRGNHGFGYDPLFYLPELGRTMAELTPEEKERISHRGAAIRLMLDKLRSGTA, from the coding sequence ATGAACACAGGGGAAGCCATGATACCGCAGCAAGATACGATTATTATCGCGACACAGAACAAGGGCAAGCTGAAGGAATTTCAGCTTGCCTTCCAATCGCTCGGCAAGCGTGTGCTGAGCATGGCCGATTATCCGCAGCTTCCCGACATTGAGGAGGATGGCGACACGTTCACGGCCAATGCGCTGAAGAAGGCGAAGACAATGGCCGAGGCGCTGAATCTGCCGGTGCTGGCCGATGATTCCGGCCTATGCGTCGATCGGCTGGACGGGGCGCCAGGCGTCTACTCCGCCCGATACGCGGGCGGGCATGGGGATGACCAGGCCAACAACGCGAAGCTGCTGACGGAGCTCGGGAAGCTTCCTCCGCTGGAAGCGAACGCGGAAGCTCCGGCCGGCTGCCGTATTCTGAGCCCGGCCCGGTTCGTCTGCGTCCTCGTCTTGTATGATCCGGCGCGGCAGTCCTTCGTCGAGGCCGCCGGCACCGCTGACGGCTATATTATCGACCAGCCCCGGGGCAATCATGGATTCGGCTATGATCCCCTCTTCTATCTTCCGGAGCTGGGACGCACGATGGCCGAGTTGACGCCGGAGGAGAAGGAGCGCATCAGCCATCGCGGCGCAGCCATCCGCCTGATGCTGGATAAGCTTCGCTCCGGGACAGCCTGA
- a CDS encoding class I SAM-dependent methyltransferase has protein sequence MTEWYERSFGRDYLLVYRHRDFQGATQEVHGMMEWLRLPASASILDLCCGMGRHALALAEAGYRVTGVDLSEVLLEEAMAHDTRGQVKFLRGDMRELPVDGPFDAVVNLFTSFGYFTDNEDNARVFQEIHRVLKPQGRFIVDFLNPSYVRQHLVPHSERVDGGTRIEERRRIENGFVKKAITLTDASGGEQREYEERVRLYELADFRNMMDEAGLVIDQVHGSYDGAAYDEEQSKRMIMVGHRP, from the coding sequence GTGACAGAATGGTATGAACGAAGCTTCGGCCGCGATTATTTGCTCGTATACCGCCACCGGGATTTTCAGGGCGCGACGCAGGAAGTGCACGGGATGATGGAGTGGCTTCGGCTTCCGGCGTCCGCATCGATCCTCGATTTGTGCTGCGGCATGGGCCGGCATGCGCTGGCTCTGGCGGAAGCGGGCTACCGGGTCACCGGGGTCGATTTGTCCGAGGTGCTGCTGGAGGAGGCGATGGCGCACGACACCCGCGGCCAGGTGAAGTTTCTCCGCGGCGATATGAGAGAGCTGCCTGTAGACGGACCGTTTGATGCCGTCGTGAATTTATTTACGTCTTTTGGCTATTTTACAGACAATGAGGACAATGCCCGCGTCTTCCAGGAGATCCATCGCGTCTTGAAGCCGCAGGGCCGCTTTATCGTCGATTTCCTGAATCCGTCCTATGTCCGGCAGCATCTGGTGCCGCATTCGGAACGGGTGGACGGCGGGACGCGCATCGAGGAGCGGCGCCGCATCGAGAACGGCTTCGTCAAGAAGGCGATCACGCTGACGGATGCTTCCGGCGGGGAGCAGCGGGAATATGAAGAGCGTGTCCGGCTGTATGAATTGGCGGATTTCCGGAACATGATGGATGAGGCCGGGCTTGTCATCGATCAGGTCCATGGCAGCTATGACGGGGCCGCCTATGACGAGGAACAGTCCAAGCGCATGATTATGGTTGGACACCGGCCATAG
- a CDS encoding ThuA domain-containing protein, with amino-acid sequence MTQRRKVTIWNEYRHEQNNPKVAEVYPKGIHQAIGEGLGSGCDIRYATLDMPEHGLTEEVLNDTDVLIWWGHMAHHEVDDAIVERVHQRVLHGMGLIVLHSGHFSKIFKKLMGTGCDLKWREANDKERLWVVAPNHPIAEGIGEYFELEREEMYGEHFDIPQPDELVFVSWFTGGEVFRSGCCYHRGMGKVFYFRPGHETYPTYYNENVKRVIANAVEWAAPTKRAYPVYGNAKPLEPMNE; translated from the coding sequence ATGACACAGCGACGCAAAGTAACGATTTGGAATGAGTACCGGCACGAGCAGAACAATCCCAAAGTCGCCGAAGTGTACCCGAAGGGCATTCATCAAGCGATTGGCGAGGGGTTGGGCTCGGGTTGCGATATCCGATACGCGACTCTCGACATGCCGGAGCACGGCCTCACCGAAGAGGTGCTGAACGATACCGATGTCCTTATCTGGTGGGGCCATATGGCTCACCACGAGGTGGATGACGCCATCGTGGAGCGCGTGCACCAGCGGGTGCTGCACGGCATGGGGCTTATCGTTCTGCACTCGGGCCATTTCTCCAAAATCTTCAAAAAGCTGATGGGAACAGGCTGCGATTTGAAATGGCGCGAAGCGAATGATAAGGAGCGGCTATGGGTCGTAGCTCCGAACCATCCGATTGCCGAAGGAATCGGGGAATACTTCGAGCTGGAGCGGGAGGAAATGTACGGCGAGCACTTCGACATCCCTCAGCCGGACGAATTGGTATTCGTCAGCTGGTTCACGGGCGGCGAGGTATTCCGCAGCGGCTGCTGTTATCACCGCGGCATGGGCAAAGTGTTCTACTTCCGCCCGGGCCATGAAACGTATCCTACGTATTACAACGAGAACGTGAAGCGGGTCATCGCCAACGCGGTGGAATGGGCGGCGCCGACGAAGCGGGCCTATCCGGTGTACGGCAATGCGAAGCCGCTGGAACCGATGAATGAATAG
- a CDS encoding DUF4870 domain-containing protein has translation MSTRYILASLSYFSIFFAGVILPLIILLVTNDDYVRKHAGRALISHILPYFFLVVGLFSLFAVHPFFSIGIILLLGAIALILVVWNVYMGIRVLREGRVF, from the coding sequence TTGTCGACACGCTATATTTTAGCTTCTCTGAGCTATTTCAGCATCTTTTTTGCCGGGGTGATCCTGCCGCTCATCATCCTGCTCGTAACGAATGATGATTATGTAAGAAAGCATGCAGGGCGGGCGCTTATTTCGCATATTTTGCCGTACTTCTTTTTGGTCGTAGGGTTATTCAGCTTATTTGCGGTACATCCGTTTTTCAGCATCGGGATCATTTTGCTGCTGGGAGCGATCGCGCTCATTCTCGTCGTGTGGAATGTATATATGGGGATACGCGTGCTGCGCGAAGGCCGTGTATTCTAA
- a CDS encoding phosphatidylglycerophosphatase A, which translates to MNQPTDMNVPAEAKKPYSLDSDKIEKATREWLQKRGITVDQIAELVMFLQRQYFPELTIEYCKYNVEQVLLKREVQNAVLTGIQLDILAEEGKLIPALQEMIENDESLYGVDEVLAFSIVNVYGSIGFTNYGYVDKMKPGILQKLNDKSDGQIHTFLDDIVGAIAAAASSRIAHRKQAEREEEMKALEP; encoded by the coding sequence ATGAATCAACCGACAGATATGAACGTGCCCGCCGAGGCCAAAAAGCCTTATAGTCTGGACAGTGATAAAATCGAGAAGGCCACTCGCGAATGGCTCCAAAAGCGGGGTATTACGGTGGACCAGATTGCCGAGCTGGTCATGTTTTTGCAGCGGCAGTACTTCCCGGAGCTGACGATAGAATATTGCAAATATAACGTCGAGCAGGTGCTTCTGAAGCGGGAAGTGCAGAATGCCGTGCTGACCGGCATCCAGCTCGATATTTTGGCGGAGGAGGGCAAGCTCATTCCGGCCCTGCAGGAAATGATCGAGAACGACGAGAGCCTGTACGGCGTCGATGAAGTGTTGGCCTTCTCCATCGTGAACGTGTACGGCAGCATCGGCTTCACCAACTACGGATATGTGGACAAAATGAAGCCGGGCATTCTGCAGAAGCTGAACGACAAAAGCGACGGTCAAATCCATACGTTCTTGGATGATATCGTCGGAGCCATCGCCGCGGCGGCCAGCAGCCGCATCGCCCACCGCAAGCAGGCGGAGCGCGAGGAAGAGATGAAGGCGCTGGAGCCGTAA
- a CDS encoding GerMN domain-containing protein — MSACGGGDGAIDAPPSDIEARMMAEAEGGLGSPGTSLTGQEDAQTDANMTVYLRDRNGYLAPISYQWDAADGKGLAQASLELLVKQGLHSAKLPAGFEAVLPQGTGVTNVTLKPEQKLAIVELSKEFANYEPAEERQMLEAITWTLTSLPDVENVQLWMDSHKLNEMPKNGTPLDIPLNRQFGINVEKSDSVNYLRSMPVTLYFSSYSEEGKSYFVPVTRLVEPSSNPIEATLEQIIAGPLNPKRLERVASDETTVSAIAQEGDTLTVDLADTMFEAGEPVPAELLKAVVLSLTEREGIAKVRIKMNGNADIQGTDKKNYSEPVARPVINPAWKG; from the coding sequence TTGAGTGCCTGCGGAGGCGGCGATGGGGCCATTGACGCGCCTCCGTCCGATATTGAAGCAAGGATGATGGCGGAAGCGGAAGGCGGATTGGGTTCCCCCGGCACGAGTCTGACTGGGCAGGAGGATGCGCAGACGGACGCCAACATGACGGTCTATCTGCGGGACCGGAACGGCTATCTGGCCCCGATCTCCTACCAGTGGGATGCGGCGGACGGGAAGGGCCTCGCGCAGGCCTCGCTGGAGCTGCTCGTGAAGCAGGGCTTGCACAGCGCCAAGCTTCCTGCCGGATTCGAGGCGGTGCTGCCCCAAGGGACAGGCGTTACGAATGTGACGTTGAAGCCGGAGCAGAAGCTCGCGATTGTAGAGCTGTCGAAGGAGTTCGCCAATTATGAGCCGGCAGAGGAACGGCAGATGCTAGAAGCGATAACGTGGACGCTGACCTCGCTGCCGGACGTGGAGAACGTCCAGCTGTGGATGGATTCGCATAAATTGAACGAAATGCCGAAAAACGGCACGCCATTGGATATCCCGTTGAACCGCCAGTTCGGAATCAATGTGGAGAAATCCGATTCGGTTAATTATTTGCGCTCGATGCCGGTGACCCTTTATTTCTCCAGCTACAGCGAGGAGGGCAAGTCCTATTTCGTGCCCGTCACCCGGCTCGTCGAGCCGTCGAGTAATCCGATTGAAGCGACACTGGAGCAAATTATTGCGGGGCCGCTCAATCCGAAGAGGCTGGAGCGGGTCGCTTCGGACGAGACAACCGTCAGCGCGATTGCCCAGGAGGGCGATACGCTGACCGTCGATCTGGCCGATACAATGTTCGAGGCGGGCGAGCCGGTGCCGGCCGAGCTGTTGAAGGCCGTCGTTCTGTCGCTGACCGAGCGGGAAGGCATTGCCAAGGTGAGAATAAAGATGAACGGCAACGCGGATATTCAAGGTACCGATAAGAAAAACTATTCGGAGCCTGTGGCGCGGCCGGTCATTAATCCGGCCTGGAAAGGGTAG
- the asnB gene encoding asparagine synthase (glutamine-hydrolyzing), translating into MCGITGWIDWKRDLTQYSSVLEHMTETLSARGPDAKGTWISGPCALGHRRLSVIDPENGAQPMIRHTERGTYAITYNGELYNTKELRDELASRGYRFRTQCDTEVLLLAYQEWKDSCVERMNGIFAFAIWDEAEQRLFMARDRLGVKPLFYARGNGFLLFGSEPKAMLAHPDIEPVVNAEGVAEVWMIGPARTPGHGVYRDLAELRPGHTLRYDRNGVRIQAYWTLQSMPHEATAEETAQRVRELLEDTVERQLVSDVPVCTFLSGGLDSSALTALTIRHYERHGLGPLHTYSVDYVDNDKFFKAHAFQPNADAPWIERMVETLGTAHHWIQFDTPELVNSLQQAVRVRDMPGMADIDGSLLLFCEEIKKGATVALSGEAADEVFGGYPWFHREDALNADTFPWALATPLRASLLHPEVAKQIRAEEYVADRYADAVREVVPLPGEEAQAAKMRVMSYLNITRFMPTLLDRKDRMSMGVGLEVRVPYTDHRLVEYVYNIPWSIKMYGGREKGLLRKALEGVLPEEVLYRKKSPFPKTHNPNYLQAVRRQALARLDDPASPLHQFVQPDRIREIAASEEASSHLPWFGQLMSGPQLFAYLLQVDSWLREYNIRVAW; encoded by the coding sequence ATGTGTGGAATTACTGGATGGATCGATTGGAAAAGGGACTTGACGCAGTATTCCAGCGTCTTGGAGCATATGACCGAAACGTTATCCGCACGCGGACCGGATGCCAAAGGAACATGGATCTCCGGTCCGTGCGCGCTTGGCCACCGCAGATTGTCCGTCATTGATCCGGAAAATGGCGCTCAGCCGATGATTCGCCATACGGAACGAGGGACCTATGCCATTACGTATAACGGGGAATTGTACAATACGAAGGAGCTAAGAGATGAACTGGCCAGCCGCGGTTACCGCTTCCGGACCCAATGCGATACGGAAGTGCTCCTTCTCGCTTATCAGGAATGGAAGGACAGCTGCGTTGAGCGGATGAACGGCATCTTCGCGTTCGCGATATGGGATGAGGCGGAACAGCGTCTGTTCATGGCCCGGGATCGGCTCGGGGTGAAGCCGCTCTTCTATGCCCGCGGGAATGGATTCCTCCTGTTCGGTTCAGAGCCGAAGGCGATGCTCGCCCATCCGGATATCGAGCCGGTGGTCAATGCGGAAGGCGTCGCTGAAGTATGGATGATTGGCCCCGCCCGGACACCCGGACACGGGGTATATCGCGATCTGGCGGAGCTTCGCCCGGGACATACGCTCCGCTATGACCGCAACGGCGTCCGCATTCAGGCGTACTGGACGCTGCAGAGCATGCCGCATGAAGCAACCGCGGAGGAGACGGCGCAGCGGGTTCGCGAACTGCTGGAGGACACCGTAGAGCGTCAGCTCGTCTCCGACGTGCCTGTCTGCACCTTCCTCTCCGGAGGCCTGGATTCCAGCGCGTTGACGGCCTTGACTATCCGTCACTATGAACGTCACGGATTAGGCCCTCTCCATACGTATTCCGTCGATTATGTGGATAATGATAAATTTTTCAAGGCTCACGCGTTTCAACCGAATGCAGACGCGCCATGGATTGAACGCATGGTCGAGACGCTCGGCACAGCCCATCATTGGATACAGTTCGATACGCCGGAGCTGGTCAACTCGCTGCAGCAGGCGGTACGCGTGCGGGATATGCCCGGAATGGCCGATATCGACGGCTCCCTGCTGCTCTTCTGTGAGGAGATTAAGAAAGGCGCCACGGTCGCTCTGTCCGGCGAAGCGGCGGATGAAGTGTTCGGCGGCTATCCGTGGTTCCACAGGGAGGATGCATTGAACGCCGACACCTTCCCTTGGGCGCTGGCGACTCCGCTCCGCGCCAGCCTTCTTCATCCGGAAGTGGCGAAGCAGATTCGCGCCGAAGAATATGTCGCGGACCGGTATGCCGACGCTGTGCGGGAAGTGGTGCCCCTGCCGGGAGAAGAGGCGCAGGCGGCCAAAATGCGGGTGATGTCCTATCTCAATATTACCCGCTTCATGCCGACCCTGCTCGACCGCAAGGACCGGATGAGCATGGGGGTAGGGCTGGAGGTGCGCGTCCCGTATACCGATCATCGGCTTGTCGAGTACGTCTACAATATTCCGTGGAGCATCAAGATGTATGGCGGCCGGGAAAAAGGACTGCTCCGCAAAGCGCTGGAAGGTGTTCTGCCGGAGGAGGTGCTGTACCGGAAAAAGAGCCCGTTCCCGAAAACGCATAATCCGAATTATTTGCAGGCGGTGCGTCGCCAAGCCCTGGCGCGGCTCGACGATCCGGCCTCGCCGCTGCATCAGTTCGTTCAACCGGATCGAATCCGCGAGATCGCCGCCTCCGAAGAAGCGAGCTCTCATCTTCCTTGGTTCGGGCAGCTGATGTCTGGCCCGCAGCTGTTCGCTTATTTGCTTCAAGTGGACAGCTGGCTCCGCGAGTACAATATCAGGGTCGCGTGGTAA
- a CDS encoding homocysteine synthase, whose amino-acid sequence MTDTPRSYGLETLAVHAGQEVDPTTLSRAVPLYQTTSYAFRDPDHAGDLFALKEFGNIYTRIMNPTTDVFEKRVAALEGGAGALATASGQAAITYAILNIAGAGDEIVSASSLYGGTYNLFSTTLKKLGITVRFVDPSDPDNFRKAITDKTKALYAESIGNPKGDLLDIEAVAAIAHEHGLPLIVDNTFPSPFLLRPIEHGADIVVHSATKFIGGHGTSIAGVIVDSGKFDWAGGKFPGLTEPDPSYNGIIYTEAVGSVAYITKARVQLLRDMGATLSPFNAFLLLQGLETLHLRMERHSENALRVAQFLEAHDAVASVSYCGLPSHPSYELAKKYLPKGQGAILTFEIKGGVEAGRRVINHVKLLSHLANVGDSKSLIIHPASTTHLQLSEEEQLAAGVTPGLIRLSIGTESIDDILNDLDQAIRASQSK is encoded by the coding sequence ATGACGGATACACCCCGCTCTTATGGATTGGAGACCTTGGCAGTTCATGCCGGACAGGAGGTTGACCCGACAACCCTGTCGCGCGCGGTGCCTTTGTATCAGACGACGTCGTACGCGTTCCGTGATCCGGATCATGCGGGCGATCTGTTCGCGCTGAAGGAGTTTGGCAATATTTATACTCGTATTATGAACCCGACGACAGATGTGTTCGAGAAGCGGGTTGCCGCCCTCGAAGGGGGAGCCGGCGCATTGGCTACCGCTTCCGGGCAGGCGGCCATCACCTACGCGATCCTCAATATTGCCGGAGCCGGCGACGAGATCGTATCGGCCTCCAGCCTATATGGCGGAACGTACAATCTGTTCTCGACAACGCTGAAGAAGCTCGGCATTACCGTCCGCTTCGTCGATCCAAGCGATCCGGACAATTTCCGCAAGGCGATTACCGACAAGACGAAGGCGCTATACGCCGAGAGCATCGGCAATCCGAAGGGCGACCTGCTCGATATTGAGGCGGTCGCTGCCATAGCTCACGAGCATGGCTTGCCGCTCATCGTGGACAATACGTTCCCGAGCCCGTTCCTGCTCCGCCCGATCGAGCATGGCGCCGATATCGTCGTGCATTCCGCGACGAAGTTCATCGGCGGACATGGCACCTCTATCGCCGGCGTTATCGTGGACAGCGGCAAGTTCGATTGGGCCGGAGGCAAGTTCCCGGGCCTTACCGAACCGGATCCGAGCTATAACGGCATTATCTACACGGAAGCGGTCGGATCGGTCGCCTACATCACGAAGGCGCGGGTTCAACTGCTGCGCGATATGGGAGCCACGCTGTCGCCGTTCAACGCGTTCCTGCTCCTTCAAGGGCTGGAGACGCTGCATCTGCGCATGGAGCGCCACAGCGAGAACGCGCTGCGCGTAGCGCAGTTCCTCGAGGCGCATGATGCCGTCGCTTCGGTCAGCTATTGCGGTCTGCCTAGCCATCCTTCCTACGAACTGGCCAAGAAGTATTTGCCAAAGGGCCAGGGCGCGATTCTGACCTTCGAGATTAAAGGCGGCGTCGAGGCGGGCCGCCGCGTCATCAATCATGTGAAGCTGCTGTCGCATCTGGCAAACGTCGGCGATTCCAAGTCGCTCATCATCCATCCGGCCAGCACGACGCATCTTCAGCTGAGCGAGGAAGAGCAGCTTGCGGCCGGAGTTACGCCAGGCCTCATCCGGTTGTCTATCGGCACGGAATCGATCGATGATATTTTGAACGATCTGGATCAGGCGATCCGGGCAAGCCAATCGAAATAA
- the rph gene encoding ribonuclease PH has protein sequence MRSNGRQADELRPITIRTNTNKYAEGSVLIEVGDTRVMCTASIDEKVPPFMKGQGKGWITAEYSMLPRATQVRNQRESARGKLTGRTMEIQRLIGRALRSVVDLHALGERTITLDCDVLQADGGTRTTSITGSFVAMAMAVNKIATQHNLSKFPITDFLGSVSVGILQGKTLLDLNYDEDSTAKVDMNVVMTGSGKFVEVQGTGEESPFSRQELNDLLAVAEKGILDIVKLQKEALGPIADKISAQAEAAEGETAKP, from the coding sequence ATGAGAAGCAACGGACGACAGGCGGATGAACTCCGCCCGATTACGATTCGGACGAATACGAATAAATACGCGGAGGGCTCGGTCCTCATCGAAGTGGGCGACACGAGGGTCATGTGCACGGCATCGATTGACGAGAAGGTTCCCCCGTTCATGAAAGGGCAGGGGAAGGGCTGGATTACGGCCGAATACTCGATGCTGCCCCGGGCGACGCAGGTTCGCAATCAGCGTGAATCGGCCCGCGGCAAGCTGACGGGACGCACAATGGAGATACAACGGCTGATCGGCCGCGCGCTCCGCTCCGTCGTTGATCTGCATGCGCTGGGCGAGCGCACCATCACGCTCGATTGCGACGTGCTGCAGGCGGACGGAGGCACGCGTACGACATCGATCACCGGATCGTTCGTTGCGATGGCGATGGCGGTCAACAAGATCGCAACCCAGCACAATCTGTCCAAGTTCCCGATTACCGATTTTTTGGGCTCGGTCAGTGTAGGCATCCTGCAAGGGAAGACGCTCCTCGACTTGAACTATGATGAGGATTCGACGGCCAAGGTCGATATGAACGTCGTCATGACCGGCAGCGGCAAGTTCGTGGAGGTGCAGGGCACCGGCGAGGAGAGCCCGTTCTCGCGTCAAGAGCTGAACGATCTTCTTGCCGTGGCGGAGAAGGGCATATTGGATATCGTCAAGCTGCAGAAGGAAGCGCTCGGACCGATTGCCGACAAAATTTCCGCTCAAGCCGAAGCAGCCGAAGGAGAGACAGCGAAGCCATGA